A single region of the Acidimicrobiales bacterium genome encodes:
- a CDS encoding cytochrome c oxidase subunit 3: MTAATTGLPSAEVTRPRTVLVGTMFASAAAFMAFVGVVLVYVHERAEAVGSDSEWFPEGAVQLGPAGFVLSTLILSIFTIQWALQAITNDDRKNALVALALSSLFGAAVFNQLWFIINDTGFTLSATNAQFMFFVVLGTFTAFMISAVVFVALTFLRALIGQFGPRKADSVAAAAFYWNTVVAMYAIAWYVIFVTK; encoded by the coding sequence ATGACTGCCGCCACCACCGGTCTCCCGTCGGCCGAGGTCACCCGTCCCCGCACGGTCCTCGTCGGCACCATGTTCGCCTCCGCTGCCGCCTTCATGGCGTTCGTCGGGGTCGTGCTCGTCTATGTCCACGAGCGGGCCGAGGCCGTCGGCTCGGACAGCGAGTGGTTCCCCGAGGGCGCCGTGCAACTCGGACCGGCCGGGTTCGTCCTCTCCACGCTGATCCTGTCGATCTTCACCATCCAATGGGCGTTGCAGGCCATCACCAACGACGACCGCAAGAACGCCCTCGTGGCGCTGGCGCTGTCGAGCCTCTTCGGTGCCGCGGTGTTCAATCAGCTCTGGTTCATCATCAACGACACCGGCTTCACGCTCTCGGCCACCAACGCCCAGTTCATGTTCTTCGTGGTGCTCGGCACCTTCACGGCGTTCATGATCAGCGCGGTGGTCTTCGTCGCACTCACCTTCCTGCGGGCCCTCATCGGGCAGTTCGGCCCCCGCAAGGCCGATTCGGTCGCCGCGGCCGCTTTCTACTGGAACACAGTCGTCGCAATGTATGCGATCGCCTGGTACGTCATCTTCGTCACGAAGTAG
- the coxB gene encoding cytochrome c oxidase subunit II has protein sequence MRNFRRRLPGAGLIAMLGLLLAGCASDAELDTLKPESDVANEIYDLVLPVFIVGGVVLVLVCAAVLWLSVKNRVDSYEGDDEFPEQISHNNTLEISWTIGPALVMAIIAAATVVTHIAINKDEAAAIEIEVAGEITSWDPTIVVVGQQWWWEYRYYLNEFDMDASMLEDPRDLPPADIVTSGQFAIPTGVEVDLVITSRDVIHSHWIPRLNGKRDAVPGRFSPWKIEADEPGVYFGQCTEFCGLSHSRMRMQAIAMDQPEFQEWIDIQMSPATFDDELQPYVDSYIETGAGSLPDDPGMALRGLDVFVAQCASCHLVNGLNDGDYDGAEVVSGSAPNLTHLMQNTTFAGGILDLYNEDGTVNRDDLAAWIRNPADIKANFANDLADGELPRGMPNRNLTERQIDDVVVFLETLGPRPPDERIAATEVE, from the coding sequence ATGCGCAACTTCCGACGGCGCCTTCCCGGTGCCGGCCTCATCGCGATGCTGGGTCTCCTGCTCGCCGGCTGCGCGAGCGACGCCGAACTCGACACCCTGAAGCCCGAGAGCGACGTCGCCAACGAGATCTACGATCTCGTCCTTCCGGTGTTCATCGTCGGCGGCGTCGTCCTGGTGCTCGTGTGCGCCGCCGTCCTCTGGCTGTCGGTGAAGAACCGGGTCGACAGCTACGAGGGCGACGACGAATTCCCCGAGCAGATCTCCCACAACAACACCCTCGAGATCAGCTGGACCATCGGCCCGGCCCTCGTGATGGCGATCATCGCCGCTGCCACCGTGGTCACCCACATCGCCATCAACAAGGACGAGGCGGCCGCCATCGAGATCGAGGTCGCCGGTGAGATCACCTCGTGGGACCCGACAATCGTCGTGGTCGGCCAGCAGTGGTGGTGGGAGTACCGCTACTACCTCAACGAGTTCGACATGGATGCCTCGATGCTCGAGGACCCGCGCGACCTGCCGCCGGCCGACATCGTCACCTCCGGCCAGTTCGCCATCCCCACCGGTGTCGAGGTCGACCTCGTGATCACTTCTCGCGACGTGATCCACTCACACTGGATTCCCCGCCTCAACGGCAAGCGCGACGCGGTGCCGGGCCGCTTCTCGCCGTGGAAGATCGAGGCCGATGAACCCGGCGTCTACTTCGGTCAGTGCACCGAGTTCTGCGGTCTCTCCCACAGCCGCATGCGCATGCAGGCCATCGCGATGGACCAGCCCGAGTTCCAGGAGTGGATCGACATCCAGATGTCGCCGGCCACGTTCGACGACGAACTCCAGCCCTATGTCGACTCCTACATCGAGACCGGCGCGGGTTCGTTGCCCGACGATCCCGGTATGGCCCTGCGCGGACTCGACGTGTTCGTCGCCCAGTGTGCCTCGTGCCACCTGGTCAACGGGCTCAACGACGGTGACTACGACGGCGCCGAGGTCGTGTCCGGTTCGGCGCCGAACCTCACCCACCTCATGCAGAACACCACCTTCGCCGGCGGCATCCTCGATCTCTACAACGAGGACGGCACGGTGAATCGCGACGACCTGGCGGCATGGATCCGCAATCCGGCCGACATCAAGGCGAACTTCGCCAACGACCTCGCGGACGGCGAGCTGCCCCGCGGTATGCCCAACCGCAACCTGACCGAACGACAGATCGACGACGTGGTCGTCTTCCTCGAGACGCTGGGCCCGCGCCCACCCGACGAGCGCATCGCAGCCACGGAGGTGGAGTGA